The Nitrospira sp. genome contains a region encoding:
- a CDS encoding SRPBCC domain-containing protein, whose product MVDIIHRIGIKAPISKVYAALSTVEGIAGWWTKETSGSSKVGCTIGVRFLSVNGKEIGRMSMEVIALDSNKKVHWRFSAGPEEWIGTDAVFHLSQEGGYTIILFGHKNWREASEFTAHCSTKWATFLLSLKDLAETGNGKPSPNDIKVDNWN is encoded by the coding sequence ATGGTGGACATCATTCACAGAATTGGAATCAAGGCGCCGATATCGAAGGTGTACGCCGCGTTATCGACGGTCGAGGGCATCGCGGGTTGGTGGACGAAGGAAACCTCTGGGTCATCCAAGGTTGGGTGCACGATCGGGGTCCGGTTCCTTTCTGTGAATGGGAAAGAAATCGGACGCATGAGCATGGAAGTCATTGCACTCGATTCCAACAAGAAGGTGCATTGGCGTTTTAGCGCAGGGCCTGAGGAATGGATAGGAACGGACGCGGTATTCCATTTGTCTCAGGAAGGCGGTTACACCATCATACTCTTTGGTCATAAAAACTGGCGAGAGGCGAGTGAGTTCACCGCTCATTGCAGTACGAAATGGGCCACGTTCCTCTTGAGCCTTAAAGATCTCGCCGAGACCGGTAACGGCAAGCCCTCACCCAATGACATCAAAGTGGACAACTGGAATTAG
- a CDS encoding alkene reductase has translation MKPHDGLLSSVRVGPYTLHNRLVMAPMTRNRSSRATVPQPMNTLYYTQRASAGLIVTEGTQVSPQGAGYPYTPGIHNVEQVQGWRSITEEVHRNGGRIFLQLWHVGRISHPSLQPNGALPVAPSAIKPEGEAHTYEGRKPFVTPRALDLEEIPAVIAQFQNGAIHALDAGFDGVEIHAANGYLIDQFLRAGTNRRTDAYGGSVANRARFLMEVVEAVAQVWGANRVGVRLSPVNPFNSMYDSDPQTTFEHAAEQLSPVGLAYLHVVEADEHGDTTHPAVNLRRIRDAFKGTYIANGSFDHEKASAYLAQGHADLISFGRLFLANPDLPERFAQSAPLNVPNPATFYGGDERGYTDYPSLETTSACCHG, from the coding sequence ATGAAACCTCACGACGGTCTGCTTTCCTCGGTTCGTGTCGGGCCTTATACCTTACACAATCGGTTGGTCATGGCGCCGATGACGCGCAATCGCTCAAGCCGCGCCACCGTACCGCAGCCGATGAACACGTTGTATTATACTCAACGTGCCTCGGCCGGTCTCATCGTGACCGAAGGAACGCAGGTGTCTCCGCAAGGTGCGGGCTATCCTTACACCCCCGGCATTCACAATGTGGAGCAGGTGCAAGGCTGGCGGTCAATCACAGAAGAAGTGCATCGAAACGGCGGCCGTATCTTTCTGCAACTGTGGCACGTCGGCCGGATCTCACATCCCTCCTTGCAACCGAATGGCGCATTACCGGTGGCCCCTTCCGCCATAAAACCGGAAGGTGAGGCCCATACCTATGAGGGCCGAAAGCCTTTCGTCACGCCACGAGCCCTTGACCTGGAAGAAATTCCAGCAGTCATCGCACAATTTCAGAATGGGGCCATCCATGCACTCGACGCCGGTTTTGACGGGGTGGAGATTCATGCAGCCAACGGTTATCTGATCGATCAATTCCTTCGCGCCGGCACGAATCGGCGCACTGACGCCTATGGCGGATCGGTAGCCAACCGCGCTCGCTTCCTCATGGAAGTCGTCGAAGCGGTTGCCCAGGTTTGGGGAGCCAACCGGGTCGGCGTACGGCTGTCGCCGGTCAATCCCTTCAACAGTATGTACGATTCGGATCCTCAAACGACGTTCGAGCATGCGGCCGAACAGTTGAGCCCTGTCGGACTCGCGTACCTGCACGTCGTCGAAGCTGACGAACACGGAGATACCACACATCCGGCGGTCAATTTGCGCCGAATCCGAGATGCATTCAAAGGGACCTATATCGCCAATGGAAGCTTTGACCACGAGAAGGCGAGTGCATATCTCGCTCAGGGACACGCCGATCTGATTTCTTTCGGACGGCTGTTTTTGGCCAACCCCGACTTACCGGAACGTTTCGCTCAAAGCGCCCCATTGAACGTGCCGAATCCTGCGACGTTTTATGGAGGTGATGAGCGGGGATATACAGACTACCCCTCGTTAGAAACAACATCCGCTTGTTGCCATGGCTAA
- a CDS encoding glyoxalase, whose product MISKIFVNLPVKDLDKSMAFFKAVGFSFNPQFTDKTAACMVMGNDIYAMLLTHDKVREFTKKPIADAHLTTELLTALAVESKAKVNELADKAIKAGGNEAYSPKDYGFMFTRSFEDPDGHIWEVFWMDEAQVQKGQA is encoded by the coding sequence ATGATCAGCAAAATCTTCGTCAATCTTCCCGTGAAAGATCTGGATAAATCGATGGCATTTTTCAAAGCGGTCGGCTTCTCGTTCAATCCTCAGTTCACAGACAAGACCGCAGCCTGTATGGTCATGGGCAATGATATCTATGCCATGCTGCTCACCCACGACAAAGTAAGGGAGTTTACGAAAAAACCCATTGCCGATGCCCACTTGACCACAGAGCTGTTGACCGCCCTCGCCGTTGAGAGCAAGGCGAAGGTGAACGAGCTCGCAGACAAGGCGATCAAGGCCGGAGGGAACGAAGCCTATTCTCCAAAAGACTACGGCTTCATGTTTACTCGAAGCTTTGAAGATCCGGACGGCCATATCTGGGAAGTATTCTGGATGGACGAGGCACAGGTGCAGAAGGGGCAAGCATGA
- a CDS encoding VOC family protein, which yields MTIELNHTIVPARDKVESAKFFTTTLGLLFNTSAVGYFAPVRVNETLTLDFDDDVDQFDIHHYAFKVSEEEFDEIFGRIREEGIPYGSKPHSPDDGKINHRGGGRGVYFHDPNGHILELLTVNS from the coding sequence GTGACGATCGAACTCAATCACACCATCGTGCCGGCGCGGGACAAAGTTGAGTCGGCGAAGTTCTTTACGACGACGCTTGGACTGCTCTTCAACACAAGCGCAGTCGGGTATTTCGCGCCGGTACGGGTGAATGAAACCCTCACGTTGGATTTCGATGACGACGTTGATCAGTTCGATATCCATCACTATGCGTTCAAGGTCAGTGAAGAGGAATTCGACGAGATCTTCGGACGCATTCGCGAGGAAGGTATTCCATACGGAAGCAAACCTCATTCGCCGGACGATGGGAAGATCAATCATCGCGGTGGCGGGCGCGGCGTGTACTTTCACGACCCGAACGGTCACATCCTTGAACTGCTCACCGTGAATAGTTGA
- a CDS encoding DUF2214 family protein — translation MTDLLLSAFHFLLVFFLVAILAAQNALIRPGLSVSSLRLTTSLDRAYGSGAVLLLGAGFARVFFGAKGSSFYLSNPLFWIKIALFTTVAILSIPPTVQLIRWTKQAAQEARFLPANEQIKRMQWWLRAEGVVLLAIPFFAAAMARGFGLS, via the coding sequence ATGACTGATTTACTCCTTTCCGCCTTCCATTTTCTGTTGGTCTTCTTTCTCGTTGCCATCCTTGCCGCCCAGAATGCTCTCATCAGGCCGGGACTATCCGTGTCGAGCCTGCGTCTGACCACCAGCTTGGACCGTGCTTACGGCTCGGGTGCTGTGCTGTTGCTCGGCGCAGGCTTTGCTCGCGTCTTTTTTGGGGCAAAAGGTTCGTCATTCTATCTGTCGAATCCTCTCTTCTGGATCAAGATCGCACTCTTCACGACGGTGGCCATTCTGTCTATCCCACCCACTGTGCAATTGATCCGATGGACCAAGCAAGCGGCACAGGAAGCAAGATTTCTACCGGCGAATGAGCAAATCAAACGCATGCAGTGGTGGTTGCGTGCCGAAGGGGTCGTCCTCCTCGCGATTCCGTTTTTTGCCGCGGCCATGGCCCGCGGGTTTGGACTTTCGTAA
- a CDS encoding DUF1579 domain-containing protein: protein MRFISLTVTTLCITLLGLPVLAKEKKHAAPMDEKAMMEMWQKLATPGDPHKQLENLAGSWTTQTKEWMEPGKPPMESSGTVEMKAILGGRFLQQEYTGSMMGQPYSGVGTTGYDNLRKKYVSTWIDSMGTGIFLMEGTASADGKTITLKGGHDEPGGGHMTHRAVWKLVDQNTQIFEMYGAHKGEKEMKGMEITYTRKQ from the coding sequence ATGCGTTTCATATCTCTTACCGTTACTACGTTGTGCATCACCTTACTGGGCTTGCCAGTTCTGGCTAAAGAGAAAAAACACGCCGCGCCTATGGATGAAAAGGCCATGATGGAGATGTGGCAAAAACTGGCCACGCCGGGGGACCCGCACAAGCAATTGGAAAACCTGGCCGGAAGCTGGACGACACAAACCAAGGAATGGATGGAGCCCGGCAAACCGCCGATGGAATCAAGCGGCACCGTCGAGATGAAGGCCATCTTAGGCGGGCGGTTTCTCCAACAGGAATACACCGGCAGCATGATGGGCCAGCCGTACTCGGGTGTCGGGACGACCGGTTATGACAATCTGCGCAAGAAGTATGTGTCGACCTGGATCGATTCGATGGGCACGGGAATTTTCTTGATGGAAGGTACGGCAAGCGCGGACGGTAAGACGATCACGCTCAAGGGAGGACATGACGAACCGGGTGGCGGGCACATGACCCATCGCGCAGTGTGGAAGCTCGTCGATCAGAACACCCAGATCTTCGAGATGTATGGGGCCCACAAGGGCGAGAAAGAAATGAAGGGGATGGAAATCACCTACACGCGGAAACAGTAA
- a CDS encoding efflux transporter outer membrane subunit, with protein sequence MRTVSLFIGAIFLAACAVGPDYSRPDLSSPASFRSAADQAEAESFANLPWWDLLQDPALQTLIQTALKENKDLKRAAASVEEFQARLLVAKMDFAPKADITGSAPLMGRKAQFLFPGFPNAFNYYLQGNLAWELDIWGRIRRSNEAARGDLLAREEARRAVVLQLVSGVAESYFELLQFDRQLEIARRTLQSWQESVRIAQARLREGVIAKLDLDQFTSERANALARVAELERQMVQKENQLAVLLGRDPGPIARGRSLTDQVLPPAIPAGLPSELLQRRPDLVQAEQELAAVTARIGAAKADRFPKLTITGILGVASPQFSRLIANETAFGVAGPSIAGPLLNAQALGFQQKAVEAQARQALAQYEQSVLVAFREVDNALVAVRTTQEQRNAQAEQVESLQSAFRQATLRYKSGLANYLDVLIAQRNLFEAELSLMSTHRLHLVSVVQLYKALGGGWSPLDPAQQMPTTKVAEVRKG encoded by the coding sequence ATGCGCACAGTGAGTCTATTTATCGGGGCCATCTTCCTGGCCGCCTGCGCCGTTGGACCGGACTATTCCCGGCCCGACCTGTCATCACCGGCATCCTTCAGGTCGGCTGCTGACCAGGCGGAAGCCGAATCCTTCGCGAACTTGCCATGGTGGGACCTGCTCCAAGACCCAGCGCTTCAAACGCTGATTCAGACAGCTCTTAAGGAGAATAAGGATCTCAAACGCGCGGCCGCCTCCGTCGAAGAATTCCAAGCCCGTCTTTTGGTCGCCAAGATGGACTTTGCCCCGAAGGCCGACATCACCGGCAGCGCCCCGCTCATGGGACGGAAAGCGCAATTTCTGTTTCCCGGCTTTCCGAACGCGTTCAACTATTATCTCCAAGGGAATCTCGCATGGGAACTCGACATCTGGGGCCGCATCCGGCGGTCCAATGAAGCGGCGCGCGGCGATCTCCTGGCACGCGAGGAAGCCAGGCGTGCTGTGGTCTTACAGCTCGTCAGCGGCGTCGCCGAATCATATTTCGAGCTGTTGCAGTTCGATCGACAACTGGAGATCGCCAGACGCACGCTTCAATCATGGCAAGAATCGGTGAGGATTGCGCAGGCACGTTTGCGGGAAGGGGTCATCGCCAAGCTCGATCTGGATCAATTCACGTCGGAGCGGGCCAACGCACTGGCGCGTGTCGCCGAGTTGGAACGGCAGATGGTGCAGAAGGAAAATCAGCTGGCCGTGCTGCTGGGGCGAGACCCGGGACCCATCGCGCGCGGAAGGTCGTTGACGGATCAAGTCCTGCCGCCTGCAATCCCTGCCGGGCTTCCGTCTGAACTCTTGCAACGGAGACCCGACCTCGTGCAGGCCGAACAGGAGCTGGCGGCGGTGACAGCGAGAATCGGTGCAGCCAAGGCAGACCGGTTTCCAAAGCTCACCATCACCGGCATTCTGGGCGTCGCCAGTCCTCAGTTTTCTCGGCTCATTGCAAACGAAACGGCATTTGGCGTTGCCGGTCCCAGCATCGCCGGCCCGTTGCTCAATGCACAAGCCCTCGGGTTTCAACAGAAAGCCGTCGAGGCGCAGGCGAGACAAGCGCTCGCCCAGTATGAACAGTCGGTTCTTGTCGCGTTTAGAGAGGTTGACAACGCGTTAGTCGCCGTGCGGACTACCCAAGAACAACGGAATGCCCAGGCCGAGCAGGTCGAGTCGCTCCAGTCCGCCTTTCGCCAAGCGACGCTCCGCTACAAAAGCGGCCTCGCCAATTATCTCGACGTCTTGATCGCCCAACGCAATCTATTCGAGGCCGAACTGTCGTTGATGAGCACGCACCGTCTCCATCTCGTCTCGGTTGTGCAACTGTACAAAGCCCTAGGCGGCGGCTGGTCGCCGTTGGACCCAGCACAACAGATGCCGACGACCAAAGTCGCAGAAGTACGTAAAGGTTGA
- a CDS encoding SDR family oxidoreductase, whose protein sequence is MRLEQKTAIVTGGGTGIGEAIAKVLAREGAKVAITGRRKDELERVVENIERKGGRALALPGSVTNEHDVQEAVATTVRRFGRLDILVNNAGNLFHAARLHETTDQIWDETFDVFMKGTFRFIRAALPQMLQQGGGSILNISTVGGLKAILGFEAHAYQAAKAGVIMLTKTVAVHYAKQNIRCNCICPAGVITPPVADMLKDPQTKAWFEGVHPMGRLGQPEEVAEATVYFASDESRWTTGSILSVDGGVMAK, encoded by the coding sequence ATGAGACTCGAACAGAAAACAGCGATTGTGACCGGTGGAGGAACTGGTATCGGCGAAGCGATTGCGAAAGTGTTGGCCCGGGAAGGCGCGAAGGTCGCGATCACGGGCCGCCGAAAGGACGAGTTGGAGCGCGTCGTCGAGAACATTGAGCGAAAAGGCGGACGGGCCTTGGCACTTCCCGGCAGCGTGACCAACGAACACGACGTGCAGGAAGCGGTAGCCACGACGGTTCGAAGATTCGGCCGGCTCGATATCCTGGTCAACAACGCGGGCAACTTGTTTCATGCGGCGCGACTTCACGAAACCACTGATCAGATTTGGGATGAGACCTTTGATGTGTTCATGAAAGGGACATTTCGATTCATTCGCGCGGCACTTCCTCAGATGCTGCAGCAGGGCGGCGGCTCGATCCTGAACATCTCCACAGTCGGCGGCCTCAAGGCCATTCTCGGCTTTGAGGCTCATGCCTATCAAGCGGCCAAGGCAGGAGTCATCATGCTCACCAAGACGGTGGCGGTGCACTACGCGAAGCAGAACATCCGATGCAACTGCATCTGCCCAGCCGGGGTTATTACCCCACCCGTCGCGGACATGCTGAAGGATCCACAGACCAAAGCCTGGTTCGAAGGCGTACATCCCATGGGTCGTCTCGGGCAACCGGAAGAGGTTGCCGAAGCTACGGTCTATTTTGCGTCCGATGAGTCACGCTGGACGACTGGGAGCATCTTGTCGGTGGACGGTGGCGTGATGGCCAAGTGA
- a CDS encoding VOC family protein: protein MQQLTSCLWFDDQAEEAAKFYVSIFKNSQLGPITRYGEAGARTSGRPKGSVMTVTFILNGQEFVALNGGPIFKFTEAVSFMVKCHSQTEIDEMWDKLSEGGEPGPCGWLKDKYGLSWQIVSPEWDKMLQDQDTKRSERVMEAILQMTKPDLEAIQRAYAG from the coding sequence ATGCAACAACTCACATCCTGCTTGTGGTTCGATGATCAAGCCGAAGAAGCCGCAAAGTTCTATGTGTCCATTTTCAAGAATTCCCAGTTAGGACCGATCACCCGCTACGGGGAGGCGGGTGCCAGGACCTCGGGAAGACCGAAAGGGTCTGTCATGACCGTGACATTTATACTTAATGGCCAGGAGTTCGTGGCGTTGAACGGCGGACCGATCTTCAAATTTACGGAAGCGGTCTCATTCATGGTGAAGTGTCATTCTCAGACAGAGATCGACGAGATGTGGGACAAGTTGTCGGAAGGTGGGGAACCGGGGCCGTGCGGCTGGCTGAAGGACAAATACGGACTATCCTGGCAAATCGTGTCCCCCGAATGGGACAAGATGTTGCAGGATCAGGATACCAAGAGGTCCGAACGAGTGATGGAGGCGATTCTTCAAATGACTAAACCCGATCTCGAAGCGATTCAACGAGCGTACGCAGGATAA
- a CDS encoding YciI family protein: MRFMVIVKATKESEAGVMPSTQLLTDMGKFNEVLVNAGVLLAGDGLHPSSKGARVRFSGTKRTVIDGPFAETKELIAGYWLWQCKSKEEAIEWVKRCPNPHNEDSEIEIRQVFDAEDFGAEFTPELREQEDRIRAEIATKK, encoded by the coding sequence ATGCGGTTCATGGTGATCGTGAAAGCCACTAAAGAGTCGGAGGCCGGTGTGATGCCGAGCACGCAACTCTTGACTGATATGGGAAAGTTTAATGAAGTCCTCGTGAACGCCGGCGTGCTCCTCGCCGGCGACGGGCTGCATCCCAGTTCCAAGGGCGCGCGCGTAAGGTTCTCTGGCACTAAGCGTACGGTGATCGACGGCCCTTTTGCTGAAACCAAGGAGCTCATTGCCGGCTACTGGCTCTGGCAGTGTAAATCGAAGGAAGAAGCGATCGAATGGGTCAAGCGCTGTCCGAATCCCCACAACGAAGACAGCGAGATTGAAATTCGTCAGGTCTTCGACGCCGAGGACTTCGGAGCCGAGTTCACGCCAGAATTGAGAGAACAAGAAGACCGGATTCGAGCCGAGATAGCCACAAAGAAGTAG
- a CDS encoding efflux RND transporter permease subunit codes for MRSFTDIFIKHPVLAVVVNLVIVLAGWRALMTLPVQQYPKIESSSVIITTVYYGASAETVRGFLSTPIERVVSAISGVDYVESTSRAGVSTVTVHLKLNHSSTAALAEVTARLQQVRSELPSQAEPPVIEIQRADRPYASFYLSFTSTDRTVPALTDWLLRTLQPQFSTLSGVQKVTIEGGRQIAMRIWIDPDRLASFNLSPGDVQGALLRNNYLAAVGRTKGNFAQINLLANTDLRSAQEFEELIVADRGGAIVRLKDVAKVEREAEEADMVAKYNEAQGVYLGIWPVPGTNEIDVAHRLRDEMDRVRPTLPKDIDMKLVWDGTMFMRNALAEITKTLSETILIVAVVVFLFMGSVRTALVPLVAMPVSLVGAAIFMFAFGFSLNLLTLLAIVLSVGLVVDDAIVVVENVERHVRLGQSRIEAALAGARELVGPIIAMTITLATVYTPIAFQGGLTGSLFLEFAITLAVAVVLSGVVAITLSPVMSSRFVHPQGKEGRLTAFVNRRFDEVRRLYARLLDGALTMRWGIVAAALLIMVAAWPLYLFSRQELAPVEDQSHISLFFEASPDSTLAATNREHLQIVRAITAFPETEFTWGLTTTWGGFGGLVAKDWHARTRSTEQMYGQVYGAVSQVPGLRVFPRLDPPLPTPGQYDVELVLESDLPAEQLLNTVGAVLGAGWQSGKFMYVDTDLKIDLPEARVVLDRERLADLGFDLAGVGRELGTMLGGAYVNRFNYFDRSYKVIPQLGDSDRATVGPLLDLKIKTPGGQLVPVSTFTHIETSTAPRTLNRFQQRNAVRIFGGVKPGVTKEEGLRVLETAAATGGSRITLDYAGESRQLRQEGAALTVTLGFAVVLIYLVLAAQFKSFRDPLIVLLGSVPLAISGALVFSFLDLTTINIYSQVGLITLVGLIAKNGILIVEFANQLQTRGLTKALAIREATLTRLRPVLMTSAATVFGHLPLVLASGPGAAARNSIGMVLVTGMTVGTLFTLFVVPVFYSLIAAQHQPDLEPEAIALDAEDEALLAAGAHN; via the coding sequence ATGCGTTCATTCACCGATATCTTCATCAAACACCCGGTGCTGGCGGTCGTCGTCAATCTTGTGATCGTACTGGCAGGCTGGAGGGCACTGATGACCCTGCCAGTGCAGCAATACCCGAAAATCGAAAGCTCCTCGGTCATCATCACCACCGTCTATTACGGCGCAAGCGCCGAGACGGTGCGCGGCTTTCTCAGCACGCCGATCGAACGAGTGGTCTCCGCGATCAGCGGCGTCGATTATGTGGAGTCGACGAGCCGAGCCGGTGTCAGCACCGTGACCGTCCATTTGAAGTTGAACCACAGCAGCACGGCGGCCTTGGCCGAAGTCACTGCGCGACTCCAACAAGTCCGGTCTGAACTGCCGTCTCAGGCCGAACCCCCGGTGATCGAAATACAGCGGGCCGATCGGCCGTATGCATCGTTCTACCTCAGCTTCACCTCCACGGATCGCACAGTCCCGGCCCTCACTGATTGGCTCTTGCGTACATTGCAGCCGCAATTCTCAACGCTGTCCGGTGTTCAGAAGGTGACTATTGAGGGAGGCCGTCAGATCGCCATGCGGATATGGATCGATCCAGATCGTCTCGCCTCATTCAATCTTTCACCCGGTGATGTGCAAGGTGCACTGCTTCGTAACAACTACCTGGCTGCGGTGGGACGGACGAAGGGCAACTTCGCTCAGATCAACCTGCTCGCAAATACCGATCTTCGTTCGGCACAGGAATTCGAAGAACTCATCGTCGCCGATCGGGGTGGTGCCATCGTTCGCCTGAAGGACGTCGCGAAGGTCGAGCGTGAAGCTGAAGAAGCGGACATGGTGGCAAAGTACAACGAGGCACAAGGCGTGTATCTTGGGATCTGGCCGGTACCGGGCACGAACGAGATTGACGTCGCGCATCGGCTCCGCGACGAGATGGATCGCGTCCGGCCGACTCTGCCAAAGGATATCGACATGAAACTCGTGTGGGACGGCACGATGTTCATGCGAAACGCATTGGCTGAAATCACCAAGACGTTGTCGGAGACGATTCTCATTGTTGCGGTGGTGGTGTTTCTCTTCATGGGGTCGGTGCGCACGGCGCTCGTGCCGCTCGTTGCCATGCCCGTTTCGCTGGTTGGGGCGGCGATTTTCATGTTTGCGTTCGGCTTCAGTCTCAATCTGTTGACACTGCTCGCGATCGTCCTCTCGGTCGGGCTGGTGGTGGACGATGCGATCGTCGTCGTCGAGAACGTCGAGCGGCATGTCCGTCTGGGGCAATCACGGATTGAGGCGGCGTTGGCCGGCGCGCGCGAGCTCGTCGGTCCGATCATTGCGATGACGATCACGCTGGCCACGGTTTATACACCGATTGCCTTTCAGGGCGGCCTCACGGGATCCCTGTTCCTCGAATTTGCCATCACGCTGGCGGTCGCCGTGGTCTTGTCCGGTGTCGTGGCGATCACGCTCTCACCGGTCATGAGTTCGCGATTCGTGCACCCACAGGGCAAGGAAGGTCGGTTGACTGCCTTTGTCAATCGACGCTTCGACGAGGTACGCCGTCTCTATGCCCGGCTGCTCGACGGCGCATTGACAATGCGCTGGGGCATCGTGGCGGCGGCGCTCTTAATCATGGTCGCCGCCTGGCCGCTGTACCTTTTTTCACGGCAGGAGCTCGCCCCTGTGGAAGATCAGAGCCACATCAGCCTCTTCTTCGAAGCTTCGCCTGACTCCACATTGGCTGCCACAAATCGTGAACATCTGCAGATCGTACGAGCGATCACGGCATTTCCCGAAACCGAATTCACATGGGGGCTTACCACCACATGGGGTGGATTCGGCGGGCTGGTCGCAAAGGACTGGCACGCTCGAACCCGCTCGACCGAGCAGATGTACGGCCAAGTCTATGGCGCCGTGTCGCAGGTACCGGGATTGCGCGTGTTTCCGCGATTGGATCCGCCGCTGCCCACCCCCGGCCAATACGATGTCGAGCTGGTATTGGAAAGCGACCTGCCGGCCGAGCAGCTGCTCAACACGGTCGGCGCCGTGCTCGGCGCCGGCTGGCAAAGCGGCAAGTTCATGTACGTGGACACCGACCTCAAGATCGATCTTCCTGAGGCCCGCGTCGTCCTCGATCGTGAACGTCTGGCCGACTTAGGATTTGATTTGGCAGGCGTCGGTCGTGAACTTGGCACGATGCTCGGTGGGGCTTATGTCAACCGGTTCAACTATTTTGACCGCAGTTATAAAGTCATCCCACAACTCGGGGATAGTGACCGTGCGACGGTCGGTCCCCTGCTCGACTTGAAGATCAAGACACCGGGTGGTCAGCTGGTGCCGGTATCAACGTTCACCCACATTGAGACGAGCACCGCCCCGCGCACCTTGAACCGGTTCCAGCAGCGAAACGCCGTCCGGATCTTCGGCGGCGTGAAACCGGGTGTCACGAAGGAAGAAGGATTGCGTGTGCTGGAAACCGCGGCGGCAACAGGTGGGTCTCGCATCACCCTCGACTACGCCGGCGAATCGCGGCAACTTCGCCAGGAAGGGGCCGCTCTCACTGTCACGCTGGGCTTTGCGGTGGTCCTGATCTATCTGGTGTTGGCCGCCCAATTCAAGAGTTTCCGCGATCCGTTGATCGTTCTGTTGGGGTCCGTGCCGCTGGCCATCTCCGGTGCTCTGGTGTTCAGCTTCCTGGACCTGACGACGATCAATATCTATTCACAAGTAGGATTGATCACATTGGTCGGGCTGATTGCGAAGAACGGCATTCTTATCGTGGAGTTTGCGAATCAGTTACAGACCCGCGGGCTCACGAAGGCACTGGCGATACGCGAAGCCACGTTGACCCGGTTGCGGCCGGTGCTCATGACTTCTGCCGCCACGGTCTTCGGCCATCTCCCTCTGGTCCTGGCCTCGGGCCCTGGTGCCGCCGCCCGCAACAGTATCGGCATGGTTTTGGTCACGGGGATGACGGTCGGCACACTCTTCACGCTGTTCGTCGTCCCTGTGTTCTACTCGTTGATCGCGGCGCAACACCAGCCGGATCTGGAGCCTGAAGCGATTGCGCTCGATGCCGAGGATGAGGCGCTGCTTGCAGCGGGAGCTCACAACTGA